The Arcanobacterium pinnipediorum genome includes the window GAACTCCACACCTTCAGGTGCTTCTTCCATCAACTTGATCTGGGCAGCCTCAAAAGACCGAATAAACTCCCGGCCAATAATCTTGCGCTTTTCTTCTGGATCGCGCACACCCGCGAGCGCGTTCAAGAATCGCTCTGATTCGTCCACAGCCATGATCTTCATGCCGCGAGCTTCAGCGTAATCTTCAATAACCTGCTCGGCTTCACCCTTGCGTAGCAAACCGTGGTCGACGAACACACAGGTGAGCTGATCGCCGATTGCGCGGTGTACGAGAGCTGCGGCAACCGAAGAATCCACGCCACCAGACAGCGCACAAATCGCATGCTTATCGCCAACCTGGGCACGGATCTTTTCGATCTGATCTTCAATAATCGATCCCGAATCCCAGTTTGGCTCCAAGCCGGCACCGTCGCGCAAGAAGCGCACGAGCATGTCCTGGCCGTGCTCGGAGTGCTTGACTTCTGGATGCCACTGCACGCCGAACATCTTCGCCTCGCGGTTTTCGAACGCAGCAACTGGCGCACCCGGCGTCGTCGCGGTCACAACGAAACCTTCCGGGGCTTGGGTAACTGAGTCTCCGTGGCTCATCCACACGTTTTCGGTTGCGTTTTCGCCAAGAATAACGCCGTTCTCGACGACGTCGGCCTGGGTTGCACCGTATTCGCGCAAGCCGGTTTTATCAACTTTTCCGCCCAATGCTTGTGCCATCTGCTGGAAGCCGTAGCAAATGCCGAACACTGGTACGCCAGCTTCCAAGATAGCTGGATCAAGACTCGGCGAACCTGGCTCGTAGACGCTCGATGGTCCACCAGACAGCACGATGGCTGCAGGCTGTTTTGCGAACAGATCGGCGGTAGGCATTGAGTGCGGGACGAGCTGGGAGAAGTATCCGGCTTCTCGCACGCGGCGAGCGATCAGTTGAGCGTATTGGGCGCCGTTGTCGACGACGATCACTGGGCGAAGATCAGTTGTATTCATACCCTCTAGACTAGCGAATCAACACCCACCCACGCTATGTTCTCCCACATATCGAGCCTGTGATATCTCTCTTGGTGATACGGCTGGCGGTTCGCAGCCGTAGATCAATGGCGGAGCGGTGTTGGTCGAACCTTGGGATAAACTGCTTGCCCCCCCGTCAAACATGATTAAGATATAAGAAAAGGGAGGAACCATGAATAACACTTTTAATGCTCAACGGTTTGGCCAATACCTTGTACGAGCAGGCTTCGCTTTCCTGATTGCTTACCTTCTCTTTTCGATACTGGGCCCTTATCTCTTTTTATGGGGCTTAGAGGCAGATCAATCCGGAATGCTGATCGGTGTGATAATGCAATTCCTCGGCACCCAATTTCAAGCATTCACCAATCCCATTATCGGAATCTTGCTTTTGACGATTGGTCTCGGAGTCAAATACTCGATCCACAAAACAGATTAGTGAACGTACAGAACATTGTTTGCCGTCGGCGGCAGTTGTTCGGCATTTCCGAACAACTTAAAGCTCATCCTACAATCGCCTGCGCCAACCGCGCCGAGCTAGTAAACACCCGCTCTATCCCATCCACCGGATCTACGAAACTCAGTTCCCGAGCGTGAAGCTGGAGCGGATAGTCCCGCGCGGCTTCCTCTTCTTTTGTGAACAGCCGCGGATAAAGCGGATCGCCCAAGATCGGCGCGCCCACATGCTCAAGCGTCACCCGCAACTGATGGGTTTTCCCGGTGTGCGGAATAAGCTCCCATTGCGCTAGCCCGTCGGCGCGCGCCACGATTCGCATCTGCGTCACCGAGTTCGGTTCACCATCGACGACGTCGGTAGCCAGCGGCCGATATCCGCGCTCGAGGCGCAGTTCCACGGTTTCCCAGGTATCAAACCCCGGAATATCGCGGGTGATCGCACAGTACTTCTTCCCCACTACTCGGCGTTCGAACAAGGTCTGGTAGGGTTTGCGCCACTGCGGTTTCCGAGTAAGCAACACCAGCCCAGCGGTTTCCGCATCCAACCGATGGGCGCACACCAGGTCGTCGTCGTTAAATTGCCGGCGGGCTGCCACCGTGACCGTGTGTGCTACATGTGAACCGCGCGGAATCGTCGCCATGCCATGGGGCTTGTCTACCACAATGAATCGTTCTTCGTCAGCAACCACACTCAGCTCAATCGGTGAATCTGGCTCATCGGGTACCGGACGGAAAATCCATATCCGCATCCCAGGCACGTATGGTTCGGCGCGAGATATCTCACGTCCCCCGTCGGCCAAAACATCACCGGCCTCCAGCAACTCTAACCCCAGCTCACCGAAACGCGTACCGATCCATTCCCCGACATTTCGCCACGAACCGGGCTCTAACGTTACTGGAGTAGCGTTAATCCCGCCACGTAATGCCGGCCGAACTTCGGTACGGTGACGTGAGCGACGCACAGAACGAGGGGTACGCAACTTATTCTCCTTACCCGAAAGTCCTAAAACCGTGACAAAATATAAACGTTACACCACAGACGTTGAAAGGACCCGACGTGACTCACAGTCTGTACTTCACCGCAGCAGAAGGAAATGTTGGAACTCAAGCACTCGTACGCTCCCTTATCGAAGGGCTAACCCAACACTACACATCCGTTGGCGTATTCCGTGCTTTCACTAATGGCCCCATCGATCAGGACCTTCAGCTCAAAGAAGCGCTAAATATCCTCGGCCGCCCAAGCGACCTTGACCTCGCTTGGGGTACCACCCGCCAAGCATACGTAGCTGACGAAGAAGCAGCTATGGCCGATGTGGTTAAACGCTACACCGATTATGCTCACCAGTTCGATGCCGTCCTCATCCTTGGTTTGCTCGACGGCGATCCGCTCAACCCGGGCGTCTTGGCCCGTATCGGCCGTGCGGCCGCTAACCTCTCTACCACAATCATGTTTGCAGTTTCGGGTGCGCTACGCTCTGCAGATCAACTCGCCACACTCGTCTCCCTATCAGCAAACGAATTCACTCACGAACATGCCCCGATTTCTGGTGTAGTTGTTTCCAACGCTGACGCTGCAA containing:
- the guaA gene encoding glutamine-hydrolyzing GMP synthase, producing the protein MNTTDLRPVIVVDNGAQYAQLIARRVREAGYFSQLVPHSMPTADLFAKQPAAIVLSGGPSSVYEPGSPSLDPAILEAGVPVFGICYGFQQMAQALGGKVDKTGLREYGATQADVVENGVILGENATENVWMSHGDSVTQAPEGFVVTATTPGAPVAAFENREAKMFGVQWHPEVKHSEHGQDMLVRFLRDGAGLEPNWDSGSIIEDQIEKIRAQVGDKHAICALSGGVDSSVAAALVHRAIGDQLTCVFVDHGLLRKGEAEQVIEDYAEARGMKIMAVDESERFLNALAGVRDPEEKRKIIGREFIRSFEAAQIKLMEEAPEGVEFAFLVQGTLYPDVVESGGGDGTANIKSHHNVGGLPEDIEFSLVEPLRDLFKDEVRAIGLELGLSEKLVWRQPFPGPGLGIRIVGDVTFDRLETLRAADAIVREELSAAGMDREIWQCPVVLLADVRSVGVQGDGRTYGHPIVLRPVSSEDAMTADWTRVPYDVLAKISNRITNEVADVNRVMLDCTSKPPATIEWE
- a CDS encoding pseudouridine synthase, which translates into the protein MRTPRSVRRSRHRTEVRPALRGGINATPVTLEPGSWRNVGEWIGTRFGELGLELLEAGDVLADGGREISRAEPYVPGMRIWIFRPVPDEPDSPIELSVVADEERFIVVDKPHGMATIPRGSHVAHTVTVAARRQFNDDDLVCAHRLDAETAGLVLLTRKPQWRKPYQTLFERRVVGKKYCAITRDIPGFDTWETVELRLERGYRPLATDVVDGEPNSVTQMRIVARADGLAQWELIPHTGKTHQLRVTLEHVGAPILGDPLYPRLFTKEEEAARDYPLQLHARELSFVDPVDGIERVFTSSARLAQAIVG